TGGTCGTGGTTCTCGCGTTGTAAAGCACTGACCCGTCGGGCCAGTTCACTACCGACATGGCCTCGGGTGTTACCAGAGACCACAGCACCCTGTTCATTTGTCGATCAGTGGTTCTGGCCTTCGCACCACACGCCGGACTTGTAAACATCGACCTTCGTGATGAAGGCTTCGAGGGCGCTCACGCCACCACTGAAAGCGGTCTGGAAGGCGGCGATCACCGCCTCTGGCGACTGCATGCCAATGACCGGGTAGCGGTTTCCGTAGTACTGCGCATTGAGCAGCGCCGCCACGGCGTGGAAGGCGCAGGTCTGCATGTTGTTGATCTTGTTGGTCGGGCACCAGCCGCCGCTCATGGTCTTGTCGTAGATCACGCCGGTCTTGTCGATGCCGTCGCGCAGCGTTTCGTTCTTCGACGGCTTGAAGAAGGCTACGCCGAACACGCTGTTGAAGTACTGACCTTGCGCATAGATGAAAGGGATGAGGTCCGGGTTTTCCCAGATCTTCTTGCCGTTCTTGTTGCCCCAGAAGCCCGGGCTGCAGCCGCAGGGGCGGGGTGTGCCTTCACGCGACAGATTGCCGGAGGCGATTTCCGAGCCGGTGCAGGTGCCCCAGGTGCTGGTGCCGAAAGCGGAACGGCTCGCCACCGACAGCAGCACACCGGCGCCCGCTGCACCGCCGCGGGTCAGACGCCGCCGTGCGGCATCCACTTGCTCGGTCTGCGGGGTGGGGGTTGCGTCGGTCTGACTGTTCTTGTCGAGCTCATTCATTTGATTTCACCGATAAGGCACGTTGCCGCGGATGTTAGCGCGCTTGTCCATGCTGGCGCGCCGACTTGATCACGGCGGCCTGAGGATGCGCAGCTTGCGTCAGGCGATCGTTGGATAGCCGATGACTAGCAAGAAGCGGACCGCTTGTGATTTTTCCATGCAAGTGAATGATTGAGCGTGTGTTTTCAGATTTTTTCAATCATTCCGCCGGGGCTTGTCGGGGGGACTGTAAATTTCGCCGACGGCCGCTGCCGGGCGGCCTGCAAGGCCTGCCCGGCAGCGGGTCGGACGCGCAGCAGCGCTGCGTCAGCGGCGTACCGGCGGCAGGTCGGTACAGCTGCCTTCGGCCACTTCCGCTGCGAGGCCGATCGACTCGCCCAGCGTCGGGTGCGGGTGGATGGTGTGGCCGATGTCGACCGCGTCCGCGCCCATCTCGATGGCCAGTGCCACCTCGCCTATCATGTCGCCGGCCGACGTGCCGACGATGCCGCCACCGACGATACGGTGGGTTTCCGCGTCGAAGATGAGCTTGGTGAAGCCTTCGTCACGGCCGTTGGCGATCGCCCGTCCGCTGGCCGCCCACGGGAATTTGCCGACGGTCACCTTGCGGCCCTGGGCCTTCGCTTCGTCCTCGGTCAGGCCGACCCAGGCGACTTCCGGGTCGGTATACGCGACCGACGGAATCACCGTGGCGTCGAAGTGGCGCTTGTGGCCGGCGATCACTTCCGCCGCGACGTGACCTTCGTGCACCGCCTTGTGCGCCAGCATGGGCTGACCGACGATGTCGCCGATGGCGTGGATGTGGGCGACGTTGCTGCGCATCTGGCTGTCGACCGGAACGAAACCGCGCTCGTCCACCTGCAGTCCTGCGGCCTCGGCATTCAGCTTGCGACCGTTCGGCGAGCGGCCGACCGCGACCAGCACGCGGTCGTAGGTCTGCGGTTCGGCCGGCGCCTTGGCGCCCTCGAAACTCACCCTGATGCCTTCCGCTGTTGCCTCGGCGCCGGTCACCCGGGTGTTCAGCATGACCGTGTCGAAGCGGTGGGCATTCTTCTTCTCCCACACCTTGGCGAGGTCGCGGTCGGCGCCCTGCATCAGGCCGCCGGTCATTTCGACCACGTCGATGCGGGCACCCAGCGTCGAATAGACGGTGGCCATTTCCAGCCCGATGATGCCGCCGCCTATCACCAGCATGCGCTTCGGAATGTCGGCGAGCAGCAGTGCGCCGGTCGAATCGACGACGCGCGGGTCGTCCGGCATGAAAGGCAGTTTCACCGCCTGGCTGCCGGCGGCGACGATGCAGTGGCCGAACTTCAGCACTTTCTTCTCGCCGGTTTCAGCCTTGCCGTCGCCGGTGGTCAGTGCGATCTCGACATGATTCGGATCGACGAAGCGGGCGGTGCCGCGCAGCACTTTCACCTTGCGTGCCTTGGCCATGCCGGACAGTCCGCCAGTCAGCTTGCCGACCACCTTGTCCTTCCAGCCGCGCAGTGCGTCGAGGTCCACTTCGCGCGCACCGAACTTGATGCCGTGCGCGGCCAGCGCTTCGGCCTCGTCGGCCACCGCCGCCACGTGCAGCAGGGCCTTGGACGGAATGCAGCCGACGTTCAGGCAGACGCCACCCAGCGTGGCGTAGCGTTCGACGATCACCACGTCCAGACCGAGGTCGGCGGCGCGGAAGGCGGCCGAATAGCCGCCGGGGCCGCCACCGATCACCAGTAAGGCGCAGCTTTCATCGACCTTGGCCGGTGCGCTGCCGGTGGCAGTCACCGCAGCGACGGCTGCGGCCGGTGCAGGGGGCGCCGCCGCGGGTGCAGCGGCCGGTGCTGGCACAGCTGCCGCTTCGGCTGCGCTAGCGGCTTCCATCGTCAGCACCACGCTGCCTTCGGACACGCGGTCGCCCACCTTCACCAGCAGTTCGACGATGCGGCCGGCCTGCGGCGCCGGGATGTCCATCGTGGCCTTGTCGGACTCCAGCGACATCAGCGGCGCATCGGCCTCAACCGTGTCGCCCGGCTTCACCATGATTTCGATGATGGGCACGTCCTTGAAGTCGCCGATGTCGGGGATTTTTACAGTCAGTGTGCTCATGTTCTGCTCCCTCACATCAGCACGCGACGCATGTCGGCCAGCAGCGCGGCGACATGGGCATTGAAGCGGGTGGCCGCAGCGCCGTCGATCACGCGGTGATCGGCGGTCAGCGACAGCGGCAGTATCAGGCGCGGCTGGAAGGCCGAGCCGTCCCACACCGGTTTCATCGTGCTGCGGCTGACGCCGAGGATGGCGACCTCCGGCGCATTGATGATGGGCGCGAAGCCGGTACCGCCGAGGCCACCCACGCTGGAAATCGTGAAGCAGGCGCCCTGCATTTCCGCGGCAGAGAGCTTGCCGTCGCGCGCCTTCGTCGCCAGCTCGCCGCATTCGGCCGCCAGCTGCGCCACGCCCTTCTTGTCGGCGTCGCGGATGACCGGCACCACCAGTCCGCCCGGCGTATCGGCGGCGAAACCGATGTGGCAGTACTGCTTCATGATCAGCGCCGGCTCTTCCGCCTGCAGGTCGATCGAGCTGTTGAACTCGGGGAATTTCTTCAGCGCCGAGCACACCGCCTTGATGATGAAGGCCAGCATGGTCAGCTTGACGCCGGCCTTGGCCTGTTCCGCATTGATCTGCTGGCGGAAGGCTTCGAGGTCGGTGACGTCGGCGTCCTCGTGGTAGGTGACCGCCGGAATCATGGCCCAGTTGCGCGCGAGGTTGGCCGCCGACAGCTTGCGGATGCGCGACAGCGGCTTGCGTTCGATGTCGCCGAACTTGGTGAAATCGACCTTGGGCCAGGGCAGCAGATCCAGTCCGCCTCCGCCGCCGGTCGCGGCCTGCGCGGTGGCCGGCGCCTGCAGCGCGCCCTTGACGAAGGCGTTGATGTCCTCGCGCGTGATGCGGCCTTTCGGTCCGCTGGCCTTCACGCGGGCGAGGTCGACGCCCAGTTCGCGCGCGTAGGCGCGCATCGACGGGCTGGCGTGTGCCTTCTTGCCGCCCACCAGTTCGGCGGCGATGTCGGCGGCGCTGGGCAGCGCGACCGCGCCAGCGGCCGGCGTGTAGTCGCCGCGGGCCGACTGCGTGGTCGTGGCGGGCGCGGCACCGGCGACCGCGACTGGAGCGGCGACCGGTGCGGCGGCGACTGCCGCCGTCGGAGCCGGCGTCACGGCTGCCGCAACAGGCGCCGGAGTGGGTGCAGGTGAGGGCGCTGGCGCGGCAGCGGGAGCAGCGGCGGGCGCTTCGCCCACCTCCATCGTGCCGATCACGCTGCCCTGCGACACGCGGTCGCCGACCTTGACCGTGATCTGGCCGATCACGCCGGCGTGCGGCGCCGGAATGTCCATCGTGGCCTTGTCCGATTCGAGTGACACCAGCGGCGCGTCGGCCTCGACGCGGTCGCCAGGTTTAACCATCACTTCGATAACGGGGACATCGGAGAAGTCGCCGATGTCGGGTACTTCAATATTGATCGTGCTCATTCAAGCCTCGCATTCGATGCGGTCGCGCACAGCGCGACCGGGGCGTGGGTGTTGAAGGCCGACCGCCGAACGGCGCCGACAGCTCCGGTCGCCGCGGATGAAGACCTTTCATGATCTTCATCCGCGGCGACCAGCGTGTCGGCATCGATTCGCGGTCCGCTTCTTCCGACTCAGACGTACAGCGGGTTCGGCTTGGTCACGTCCAGACCGTAGCGCGCGATGGCTTCCGCAACCTTCGCCCGGTCCAGCGCACCGTCGTCGGCCAGCGCCTTCAGCGCTGCTACCGTCACCCAGTGTCTGTCCACCTCGAAATGCGAGCGCAGTGCCTCGCGCGTGTCCGAGCGACCGAAGCCGTCGGTACCCAGAACGACGTAACGGCGCGGCACATAGGCCCGGATCTGCTCGGCGAACAGGCGCACGTAGTCGGTCGCCGCGATCACCGGACCGCGCGTGTCGCGCAGGCAGTTCTCGACATGCGAGGCGCGCGGCGTCTCCAGCGGGTTGAGCAGGTTCCAGCGTGCGCAGTCGGCGCCGTCGCGGGCCAGCTGCGTGAAGCTCGGGCAGGACCACAGATCGGCTTCGACGCCCCAGTCGTTCTTCAGCAGGTCGGCGGCAGCGATCACTTCGCGGAAGATGGTGCCGCTGCCGGTCAGCTGCACGCGCGGTCCGTTGGACGCGGCGCCGCGGCGGAACAGGTACATGCCCTTCAGGATGTCCGCTTCGGCACCATCCGGCATCGCCGGGTGCTCGTAGTTCTCGTTCATCACCGTCAGGTAATAGAACACGTCCTCCTGCTCGGCCATCATGCGGCGCAGGCCGTCCTGCACGATGACGGCGACTTCGTACGAGAAGGTCGGGTCGTAGCTGATGCAGTTCGGCACCGCGCCGGACCACAGGTGGGAATGGCCGTCCTCATGCTGCAGACCTTCGCCATTCAGCGTGGTGCGACCGGCCGTGCCGCCGACCAGGAAACCGCGCGAGCGCTGGTCGCCGGCGGCCCAGATCAGGTCGCCGATGCGCTGGAAGCCGAACATCGAATAGAAGATGTAGATCGGGATCGTTGCCACGCCGTGCACCGAGTAGGCGGTGGCGGCGGCGATCCAGTCGCTCATGCCACCGGCCTCGTTGATGCCTTCCTGCAGGATCTGGCCGGTCTTCGATTCCTTGTAGAACATCAGCTGGTCGGCGTCCTGCGGCACGTACTTCTGGCCTTCCTGGTTCCAGATGCCGATCTGCCGGAACATGCCTTCCATGCCGAAGGTGCGCGATTCGTCAGGCACGATGGGCACCACGCGCTTGCCGATGTGCGGGTCGCGCAGCAGGATGTTCATGATGCGCACGAAGGCCATCGTGGTCGACAGTTCGCGACCTTCGCCGGACGCCTTAAGCAGCGCGTCGAAGGCCGACAGCGGCGGCACTTCGAGCGGCTCGGCCTTGGAACGACGCTGCGGCAGGTAGCCGCCGAGCGCCATCCGGCGCTCGCGCATATAGGCCACTTCCTTCGAGTTCTCGTCGAACTTCAGGTAGGGCAGCGATTCCAGTTCGCTGTCCTTGATCGGCAGGTCGAAGCGGTCGCGGAATTCGCGCAGCGATTCCAGATCGACCTTCTTCTGCTGGTGAGAAATGTTCTGCGCCTCGCCCGAGCCGCCCATGCCGTAACCCTTGATGGTCTTGGCCAGGATGACGGTGGGCTGGCCGGTGTGGTTCACCGCCGAGTGGTAGGCGGCATACACCTTGTGCGGATCATGACCGCCGCGGTTCAGGCGGAAGATGTCGTCATTGCTCCAGTTGGCGACCATGGCCGCCAGTTCCGGATACTTGCCGAAGAAGTGCTCGCGCACATAGGCGCCGTCGCGCGCCTTCATGGTCTGGTATTCGCCGTCGACCACTTCCATCATGCGCTGCGCCAGCAGGCCGGTCTTGTCCTGCGCCAGCAGCGGATCCCAGTAGCTGCCCCACAGCAGCTTGATCACGTTCCAGCCCGCGCCGCGGAAATCGCCTTCCAGTTCCTGGATGATCTTGCCGTTGCCGCGCACCGGGCCGTCGAGGCGCTGCAGATTGCAGTTCACGACGAAGATCAGGTTGTCGAGCTTCTCGCGGGCGGCCATCGCGATTTCGCCCAGCGTCTCCGGCTCGTCGGTCTCGCCGTCACCGATGAAGCACCACACCTTGCGGCCTTCGGTGTTGGCGATGCCGCGGTCCTGCAGGTACTTCATGAAGCGGGCCTGGTAGATGGCCTGCAGCGGGCCCAGACCCATCGACACCGTCGGGAACTGCCAGAAGTCCGGCATCAGCCACGGATGCGGATAGCTCGACAGACCTTTGCCGCCGACCTCCTGGCGGAAGCTGTCGAGCTGGGCCTCGGTCAGGCGGTCCAGCATGAAGGCGCGGGCGTAGATGCCGGGGGCCGAGTGGCCCTGGAAGTAGATCAGGTCGCCGCCGTGGGTCGGGCTGGGCGCGTGCCAGAACCAGTTGAAACCGACGTCGTACAGGGTGGCGCTGGAGCCGAAGCTGGCGATGTGGCCGCCGACGTTGGTGTCCTTGTTCGCGCGCAGCACCATGGCCATCGCATTCCAGCGGATGTAGCTGCGGATGCGGTGTTCGATCTCGTAATCACCGGGGGCCTGCACCTGCTTGCCGGCCGGTATGGTGTTTACATAGGCGGTGGTGGCCGAGTACGGAATGTTGATGCCGGCGCGCCGCGACAGCTCGGTCAGCCGCTCGATCAGGTAATGCGCACGCTGCTCGCCGGCGTGTTCGATCACGCCTTCCAGCGCGTCGAGCCATTCCTGGGTTTCGACGGCGTCCGGGTCGGAAGCGAGCAGGGGATTGGGTAGTGCAGACATCCAGGCTTTCTCCTCTTTTTTGATCGAGCCGTTCGATCAGATGCACCGCCGATGCACAACCCGGTCGGGGCATGGAGCCCGCCCGGGGTCGTCAGCGTGCCGGGCGAAGAGAAGCTCGTCCGAGGCGCCTGTCCGTCTGCGCATGGGTGATGCAAGTGTCGACAGCTCTGAAGCGGCAGCGGGTAGCTGCCATGGCAGCGTCGAACGCAGGGATCGCCCGCGTCGACGTGTCGCAATTATGGACACCCCCCGGACTTGCCGCCAGTGGTGGAAAACCGAAATCCGGTCGTCAGGCCGCAAAAAAGCGGGCAACTCCGGGGCCGGAGTGCCCGCAACCGAGGAGATCGTCTGGTCTTGTACAAGACCCGGATGGCGTACGACGGGTGAGGGATCGCCTCACCCGGATCGCGCGTCAGCCGTGCTGTATGTAGGCCACGTGGGTTTCCGTGTACTCGTACAGCCCGTGCTTGCCGTCGGCACCGCCTATGCCCGACTTGCGGCGGCCGGCGTGGAAACCCTGCATCGCCTCGAAGTTCTCGCGATTGACATAGGTTTCGCCGAACTGCAGGTCGCGGATCGCGCGCATTGCAGCATTCAGATCGCGCGTATAGACCGACGAGGTCAGGCCGTAGTCCGACGCGTTGGCGTGGGCCACCGCCTCGTCCAGATCGTCGACCAGCTGCACCGGCAGCACCGGGCCGAAGATTTCCTTGCGCATGATGTCCATGTCGGCGTGGCAGTTGATCAGCACGGTGGGTTCGTAGTGATAGCCGGACGCGCGGTCGGCGATCTGGCCGCCGAGCACGCACTGGGCGCCGTCGCGCTTCGCCTGTTCGACCATGGCGGCGACCTTGTCCAGGCCTTCCTTGTTCACCAGCGGGCCCATGTCGATGCTCTGGTCGGCGATCGGGTCGCCGTAGCGGGTCGCCGCCATCTTCGCGGTGAGCTTGGTGATGAACTCGTCGGCCACTGCGCGCTGCACGTAGATGCGCTCGGCGCAGTTGCACACCTGTCCGGTGTTGATGACGCGCGAGGCGGTGATCGCGGTCGAGGCGAGATCGAGGTCGGCGTCGGCCAGCACGATGGCCGGCGCTTTGCCGCCCAGTTCCAGATTGACGCGGGTCAGGTTGCGGCCCGCCGCCTGCATGATGCGGCTGCCGGTCTCCACGCTGCCGGTGAAGCTCACCATGTCGATGGCACGGCTGCCGGTCAGCGCGGCGCCGGTGGTTTCACCGCGGCCGCCGACCAGATTGAACACGCCGCGCGGCAGTTCGGCGGCATGTACCAGCTTGGCGAACAGGAAGGCGTTGAGCGGTGTTTCCTCGCTCGGCTTGATCACGATGGTGTTGCCGGTGACCAGCGCCGGCGCCATCTTGCGGGCGATCAGGAAGAGCGGGAAGTTCCACGGCAGCACGCCGGCAACCACGCCGACCGGCTTGCGCAGCAGGAATATGCTTTCGCCCGGGCGGTCGCTGGTGAGCACCTCGCCTTCGATGCGGCGTGCCCATTCCGCCATGTAGTCGAGGTAGTCGGCAGTGAAGTCGACCTCGACTCGCGCCAGGCCCAGCGTCTTGCCCTGTTCGAGCGTCAGCAGGCGCGCCATCTCCTCGCGCACGCCGCGCAGGCCTTCGGCCACCTTGCGCAGATGTGCGGCGCGCTGGATGGCCGGCAGCTTCGCCCACTGCGGCTGTGCCGCACGGGCGGCGGCGATCGCTCGCTCGACCGCGGCGACGCCGGCTTCCGGCACCGTGTCGAGCAAGGCGTGCGTGGCCGGATTGAACACCTCGATGCGGGTGGCGACGTCGGCCTCGTCGAAGCGACCGTCGATGTAATTGTGATGGGTACTCATTGCAGCTTCTCCTTGGGACGGAAATCAGGCGGCACGCGTCATGCGTTTGCCGAAGGACTCGGACAGGTAGCCGAAGGTGAGGCCGGCGACCCAGGTGAGGCCGACGAACAGCGCCTTCTCGAAGGTGTCGCCGGTGGCGCCGAAATAGGTGGCCGCGCCGAGGAAGGCGGCCGGCGTGTACGAGAGGGCGGCGACGTCGGCCATCGCCACCAGCACGAAGGCCAGCACCGCGACCAGCAGCGCCAGCGCCGGCAGGCTGCCGCCGGCCAGCGCGACCAGCCACATCGTGCCGGCCGTCAGCACGACGCCAGCCAGCGCAGCGAAAGCCGACTTGCCGAGCGCCTGACTGCCGCCGCCGGCGGCGAAGAAAGTGGCCCAGGCGACGAAGCCTATCCACGGGTTCAGCTGCAGGTTCGGCATGCCGATGCTCAGGCAGACCCACAGTGCGACCAGCAGCGCGATGCTCAGTGCGAGTGCGTGCAGCAGTTTCATTTGATGCCTCCTTGAGTGAGGCTGGAGGCGCGCCGCGGCACGCCTCCAGCCGGGACTTACCAGACGTAGGCGTACTTGATGTTGATGCTGTTGTTGACCGGCCGGTTCTCGCCCTCGATGCCGTGCGAGTAGCGCAGCGCAATCGACTGGTTGCCGTAGTAATGGAACATCACGCCGAGCGAACCATCGAAGCCCCACGAGTCATCGGCGCCGTTGCGGCCGCTGATGCGCTCGTAGTCGACACCGGCAAACGGCTCCAGCCAGTCGTTCACGCGGTAGCCGAAGCGGTTGTTGGTGTGCCACAGCATGCCCGGGCGATTGCCATCGTCGCGCCGGCTCTGCGCGACGAAGCCCAGGTCGCCGGTCCAGCCGATGCGCTCGGTCAGCGGCACGTACCACAGCAGACTGGACAGGTTCTTCCAGTTGGTGTCGCTGACGTCCTTGTCGCCGATCGGGATCTGCAGGAAGGTCTGGAAACCCAGCGTCGAACCGGGCGTCGGCTTGTACCAGATCGCCGCGCCGGTGATGGTGTCGCCGAAGCCGCTGATGTGACGCGCGTCAGGATCGACGGCGTCGCGGTTGCGGATGCCCACCGTCGGCTGGATCACCTCGAAGGCCAGCCCGATGTTGCGGTTCGACTCGGGCGTCCAGAAGCGCACGTACTTCGACAGGCCGATGATCTTCTGCGCGCTGTTGCCGCGCTGACGATCGCCGTCGCTGTCGAACAGCCGGCTGTCGCGCTGCACGGTGGCGTATTGCACGAACACGTTGAACGGCTGGTCGAAGCCGACCGGCAGGTCGTACTCGTGCGGACCGATCACGTCGAAGGTGGTCTGTGCGCTGGCGCTGCCGGACAGCAGCGCCAGTGCGATACCGGCGGCGGAGACGACAGCCTTTGCGGCGCGGATGGGAGTGTTTGCAGCAGTGCTCATGAGGGTATGTCCTTGTTATGGTGTGTCAGGCAGGCGCGCGGCAGAGCGGGCGCCCCCGCGGATCATTTCCTGGGCAGCTTGAATACCCAGATCACGCCGCCCTGCGGCACGGTGGTCTTCTTGTCGAGCACCGCGTTGAAGGCGCCCTGCATGCGCTCGGCATCGACGCCCCAGCCGGACTGCACGGCGATGTACTGTTCGCCGTCGACCTCGAAGCTGGAGGGCACGCCGGTCACGCCCGAGTTGGTCGGGAATTCCCACAGCAGCTTGCCGGTGCTCGCGTTGAAGGCGCGGAACTTGCGGTCGTTGGTGCCGCCGCCGAACACCAGGTTGCCGGCCGTGGTCATCAGCGGGCCCCAGTTCATTTCCGGGTAGGTGTGGGTCCACACCTTCTTGCCGGTCTTGAGGTCCCAGGCCTGCACTTCGCCGATATGCACCTTCGACTCCGGCGTCATGCGCACATTGGTGAGCACGTTCTCGATCGACACGCCGAGGTAGAGATCGCCCTTGTTGTACTTGACCGGCTCGCCGGTCAGTTCCGAGCACAGATTGTTCTGCGCCGGGATGTAGAGCAGGCCGGTATGCGGGTTGTAGGCCTCGGGCGGCCAGTCCTTGCCGCCCCACAGCGAGGGGCAGAAATTCACCGTCTTGCCGGTGGCGGGGATGCGCGCCGGGTCGTAGGTCGGGCGGCCGGTCTTCGGGTCGAGCCGGGTGAACACGTTCTGCGTGACGTAGGGCCAGGCATCGACGTAATTCACCTTGCTGTCGGTGCGCTCCAGCATCCACAGATAGCCGTTGCGGCCGGCGTGCACCAGCGACTTCACCTTCCTGCCCTTGTGCTCGAGGTCGATCAGCAGCGGGGCCGACACCTCGTCCCAGTCCCACGAGTCGTTGTGGTGGTACTGGTGATAGCCCTTGAGCTTGCCGGTGTCGACATCCAGTGCCAGCACCGAGTTGGCGTACAGGTTGTCGCCGCTGCGCGTGTCGGCCATCCACGGGCCGGCGTTGCCGACACCCCAGAAGGCGAGGTTGGTGTCCGGGTCGTAGGTGCCGGTGATCCACACCGAGCCGCCGCCGCGCTTGTAGGTATCGCCCGGCCAGGTGTCGCCGCCCGGTTCGCCGGGGCCGGCGATGGTGTAGGTGCGCCACGCTTCCTTGCCGGAGTCGGCATCGAAGGCGGCGACGAAACCACGGATGCCGTATTCGCCACCGGAACTGCCGATCATGATCTTGCCCTTGGCGGCCAGCGGCGCCAGCGTCATGTAGTAGCCGGACTTCCAGTCGGCCACCGCGGTCTTCCACACCTCCTTGCCGGTCTTCGCGTCGAGCGCGACCAGGAAGGCGTCAGTGGTGGCGATGTACACGCGGTCGCCGTACAGCGCGACGCCGCGGTTGGTCGGGTGCAGCTGCTGCAGCTCGTCCGGAATGGTTTTCTTGTAGCGCCAGATCTCCCGGCCGGTCTTCGCTTCCAGACAGATGACCTGGTTGTTCGGCGTGGCGACGAACATGTAGCCGTTGTTCACGATGGGCGGCGCCTGATGCCCTTCGGTCATGCCGGTCGAGAAGGCCCATGCCAGCTGCAGCTTGTCGACGTTCTTGTCGCTCACCTGCTTGAGCGGGCTGTAGCCCCAGCCGGCGTAGTTGGCGCGGTACATCAGCCAGTTCTGCGCCTCCGGCTTGTTCAGCCGCGCGTCGGTCACCGGCGCGTAGGCCGGCAGCGCACTGGCCGCCAGCGGTGCGAGCAGTGCCGCCGCGAGGGCGGTCCGCTTCATCATGGTTTTCATGCTTCCTCCTGTGTTTTAGGGCGAAGGTGTGGTCGCGCTTCGTGGGCGCAACCGCTGCTGCAGCCCGGACGCTTCGCCTTGTGACGTCCGGACGGTGTAAAGCGGTATCGCGCGGTCAGCCCTTGCGCACGCCGGGCACGGAACTGAACGCGCCGGCCACCACCAGCTCGCCGTTCTCGCTCTTCAGCGGCAGCCAGGGCAGCGCGCGTGCGGCCGGACCTGCGGTGACGGCACCGGCCTTCAGCGGATCAAATTTGGAGAAGTGGCAGAAACAGAACATCGCGCCGCCATTGGCGTCCCACTCGCTGACCTCGCAACCCTGGTGGGTGCATACCGCCGAGTAGGCGAGCACGCCGTCGGCGCTGCGGGCGCGGGTTTCGTCGTCGAGCGACGCCGGGTCGAAGCGCATCAGGATGACTCGACCCAGACGGCTGCCGTCGCGTACCAGCGCATCGGTCGCGGCGAAGGGCAGGGCGCGCACCGGCTTGCTGGCGAGCGGAATGTCGGCGACCTTCAGCGGCTGCGGCGTGTCTTCGTCGTCCATGCGCACCAGGCGGTCGCCCGGCTGCGGCGGCAGGTCGGCCGGCTCGCTGGCCTGCGCGCCACGCAGGCCGCTTCCGAGCATGACGGTGACCGCGATGGCGGCTTTCATTGCATCGCGACGCTGCATGCAGCAGGGGGCGCATGCCTTGTCGGCGATTTTTTTCGTGTTGTCCTTGTCCATGGTCTCCTCGCAGGTTCGGTGTGGCGAACAGCCCTGGAGCGAGCGGCGTGCCATGTGCCGGACGCGGCTTCGATATGCGGATGGGCTGTGTTGCAGAGGTGTTTCAAACGACGCAGTGGCGCCGGATTTACCCGCCAGAACGGGGAATTCATCCCGCAGGCGAGCAAGGTCGAGGGCGGCGGGATTTCCCGCTCAGGTGAGACGGAATCTCACTCGAAGTGAGACAAATCCTTGTAATTCAGTGGCTTGCAGGGGTGTTTCGATGCTGCGGTGCAACGGAGGTTCCGCTTGAAGCGCGCGGAAGGCGTCTCCTACACTGTCGCGAAAACAGCTGGCGGCGTGACCGCACGGCGATGACGAAAAACGTGTTGGAGGAGGACGGGCCATGCGATTCAGGGACGAGTTTTCGCAACACATGAGGCGGGTCGCCGCGGCGTCGGATGCGCGCGCTGGCGCGCTCGCGCTGGCGGGCGAGGAGCGCATCGCCGATTCCTGGCGGCGCTCGATGGAGCTCTACCGGGTGGATCCCGAAGTGCCGGCGGCGCCGCGCATCCTCAGTGCGGCGGAGGTGCGCGAGCGCTGCGGACGCATCGAATCCTTCCTGCAGCTCGCACGCCTGGGCGTCGGCAAGCT
The window above is part of the Methyloversatilis discipulorum genome. Proteins encoded here:
- a CDS encoding transporter gives rise to the protein MSTAANTPIRAAKAVVSAAGIALALLSGSASAQTTFDVIGPHEYDLPVGFDQPFNVFVQYATVQRDSRLFDSDGDRQRGNSAQKIIGLSKYVRFWTPESNRNIGLAFEVIQPTVGIRNRDAVDPDARHISGFGDTITGAAIWYKPTPGSTLGFQTFLQIPIGDKDVSDTNWKNLSSLLWYVPLTERIGWTGDLGFVAQSRRDDGNRPGMLWHTNNRFGYRVNDWLEPFAGVDYERISGRNGADDSWGFDGSLGVMFHYYGNQSIALRYSHGIEGENRPVNNSINIKYAYVW
- a CDS encoding ubiquinol-cytochrome c reductase iron-sulfur subunit — protein: MDKDNTKKIADKACAPCCMQRRDAMKAAIAVTVMLGSGLRGAQASEPADLPPQPGDRLVRMDDEDTPQPLKVADIPLASKPVRALPFAATDALVRDGSRLGRVILMRFDPASLDDETRARSADGVLAYSAVCTHQGCEVSEWDANGGAMFCFCHFSKFDPLKAGAVTAGPAARALPWLPLKSENGELVVAGAFSSVPGVRKG
- the aldA gene encoding aldehyde dehydrogenase encodes the protein MSTHHNYIDGRFDEADVATRIEVFNPATHALLDTVPEAGVAAVERAIAAARAAQPQWAKLPAIQRAAHLRKVAEGLRGVREEMARLLTLEQGKTLGLARVEVDFTADYLDYMAEWARRIEGEVLTSDRPGESIFLLRKPVGVVAGVLPWNFPLFLIARKMAPALVTGNTIVIKPSEETPLNAFLFAKLVHAAELPRGVFNLVGGRGETTGAALTGSRAIDMVSFTGSVETGSRIMQAAGRNLTRVNLELGGKAPAIVLADADLDLASTAITASRVINTGQVCNCAERIYVQRAVADEFITKLTAKMAATRYGDPIADQSIDMGPLVNKEGLDKVAAMVEQAKRDGAQCVLGGQIADRASGYHYEPTVLINCHADMDIMRKEIFGPVLPVQLVDDLDEAVAHANASDYGLTSSVYTRDLNAAMRAIRDLQFGETYVNRENFEAMQGFHAGRRKSGIGGADGKHGLYEYTETHVAYIQHG
- a CDS encoding methanol/ethanol family PQQ-dependent dehydrogenase codes for the protein MKTMMKRTALAAALLAPLAASALPAYAPVTDARLNKPEAQNWLMYRANYAGWGYSPLKQVSDKNVDKLQLAWAFSTGMTEGHQAPPIVNNGYMFVATPNNQVICLEAKTGREIWRYKKTIPDELQQLHPTNRGVALYGDRVYIATTDAFLVALDAKTGKEVWKTAVADWKSGYYMTLAPLAAKGKIMIGSSGGEYGIRGFVAAFDADSGKEAWRTYTIAGPGEPGGDTWPGDTYKRGGGSVWITGTYDPDTNLAFWGVGNAGPWMADTRSGDNLYANSVLALDVDTGKLKGYHQYHHNDSWDWDEVSAPLLIDLEHKGRKVKSLVHAGRNGYLWMLERTDSKVNYVDAWPYVTQNVFTRLDPKTGRPTYDPARIPATGKTVNFCPSLWGGKDWPPEAYNPHTGLLYIPAQNNLCSELTGEPVKYNKGDLYLGVSIENVLTNVRMTPESKVHIGEVQAWDLKTGKKVWTHTYPEMNWGPLMTTAGNLVFGGGTNDRKFRAFNASTGKLLWEFPTNSGVTGVPSSFEVDGEQYIAVQSGWGVDAERMQGAFNAVLDKKTTVPQGGVIWVFKLPRK
- a CDS encoding DUF1097 domain-containing protein; this translates as MKLLHALALSIALLVALWVCLSIGMPNLQLNPWIGFVAWATFFAAGGGSQALGKSAFAALAGVVLTAGTMWLVALAGGSLPALALLVAVLAFVLVAMADVAALSYTPAAFLGAATYFGATGDTFEKALFVGLTWVAGLTFGYLSESFGKRMTRAA